From the Cyanobium sp. M30B3 genome, the window CACAGACCATCGCCGCAATCCACGGGGGAGCCATCTCGTCTTTCCCCGTGAAGGCTTGTGTGCTGTTTGCCAGCACGGGGACCCGTCAATCGTTGGATGGTCGTTATCTCCCCATTGCGGCGAGCGGATGAGCGATGGTGCCCTGAGTGTGGGGGAACTGGAAGGCCAGTACCCCCTCTGTTGCAAGGCCATGCGCATCCTGGTGCGCGATGGGGTAACCCTCAACCAGGCACGCCGCACCGTCTGCTGGCAGCGGCTGGATCTGCTGCACCGCTCCCTCCCGCGGCAGTACCGCGATCCGGAACAGCTCTATCTCCACCTCAAGCGTGATCCGGCGCTGATGGCGCAAACCACAACCCGCGGCTGACATCAGCCCTTACCCCCATCGCCAGATCGATCATCCACAACACCGCACGTGAACTCAGCAGCAGTGATGGAAACCTCTGATCTCAGGTCTGTGCAGTGGCAGTTGCCGGCGGCGCTGCTCGACGTCCTTGAGCATCAGGCCGGCACCGAGGGGCTGCCGGCTGAGCGGATCGCCGCCCGGGTGCTGGAGGCCGGATTGATCGAGCTGGGCCTGATGCCGCATGGACGCTGCTCCGTGCGCACCGGCCTCTGCGGCAGCGGACCGGTGCCCCTGCCGGTGCAGCAGAGCAGCGGGGCCAGCTCCGGCACCTGAACCGCCCGATCAGGCGACCTGCCGGCCCAGGTCCTCGTCCAGCTGCACGCAGACCTGCGGTAGGGCAAACAGGAACGTCTCGGCGGCGATCTGATGCACCTGGGCGCCGATGGCTTCCATGCGAGGCTTTCGGCGAATGGTTCAGGCTCCGCCTGCAATGCGCGATGCCGGGTTCGAACCAGCGACATCCTGCTTGTAAGGCAGGCGCTCTACCGCTGAGCTAATCGCGCGTGACCAGGACGCTACCGCAGCCGCCCCAGCCGATCGTGCCGCTCTGGCTCCGGT encodes:
- a CDS encoding DUF3136 domain-containing protein, whose amino-acid sequence is MSDGALSVGELEGQYPLCCKAMRILVRDGVTLNQARRTVCWQRLDLLHRSLPRQYRDPEQLYLHLKRDPALMAQTTTRG